A region of Ferruginibacter albus DNA encodes the following proteins:
- a CDS encoding LamG-like jellyroll fold domain-containing protein, with the protein MKKSLLILVLQVACITIFAQVPAYVPAAGLIAYYPFDGNANDVSGNNNNGVVNGATLTTDRNSALNKAYYFSSASCGTYIGATINTTPVNTNNAMSLSFWVMKVGDGCLGPRVMEFGSCSTCAGQILITWANGSGTMTLRHYLDATTPISYNYNNLSVNTWYHIVYTNDGTSAKFYLNGTLMNTTTSPVALQLLGNAGFGRMNHPQYDAFNGSLDDIGVWSRALTPCEVQALYTSTVSSFSINPFSDTTLKCSNTVLDAGPGYSSYKWSTGATGRTITPTQKGKYKVTVTNSSGCEASDSTYLQSIIMQSDTSLCPGKSLTLSSTITGDPGTKTLVDSFTLDVTQAFSRQINVTTPGFTYTMVVSGIMADHCDDFNSADAAFYINRPPQNNNPYAKWTFDGGTTKRPDADTYNPSHSYVYTLTQGTHTIGFIDNPYTDNCGGLKFEIYAETAPVIVSYKWSTGATTSSINVSPTIPVTYYKLSVTKDGNTCTDSVKVSIISVDTTVTVDGTPAICKDGGNVVMHAGVADSYQWFFNNSVIAGAISKDYTATQTGNYNVQSTSGGCSATSKIIAVTILPQPIAGFTVNNAVQCLSNNSFVFTDTSKIISGTLTRIWDAGDGQNIFNTSPVNHTYNTATTYTVKLIVVSDKGCKDSALQNITVTTTPVTPTISASGPTSICEGTALVLSSDAVTGNQWYKDGAIMNNATQATLTVAASGTYTVIAGAGTCLSQPSNAIIATINPVPPQPVVTPGGSVAICQNIVLTSDVANGDQWYKDGILINGATAQAFTATATGTYTVIATNNNCSSTPSQQVIVTLKQTAATPVISTTDPVSFCGTGSVLITSTSSIGNQWYDASVPIAGATAQTFTASASGSYSVTTTDGNNCPSSSSNIIDVNITLPVKDIRYPTVNTYINTPVNLESRTFGNTYSWSPVTGLNDPAVIAPVFNSDLTTDFVITITSAGGCVTHDSLLVKPFTVKGIIMPTAFSPNGDGLNDLLRPTLIDMQQLNFLRIYNKWGQLIFETSDAAKGWDGTYQGQSQPLGSYVWMAQGINKNGEIINEKGQVVLVR; encoded by the coding sequence ATGAAAAAAAGCTTACTGATCTTAGTATTACAAGTAGCGTGCATAACCATCTTCGCACAAGTGCCTGCCTATGTACCTGCAGCCGGTCTCATTGCTTATTATCCTTTTGATGGAAATGCAAACGATGTAAGCGGTAATAATAATAATGGGGTTGTTAATGGAGCAACATTAACCACAGATAGAAATAGTGCACTTAATAAAGCTTACTATTTTTCTTCAGCATCCTGCGGAACTTACATAGGTGCTACCATCAATACAACTCCGGTAAATACCAACAACGCCATGTCTCTTTCTTTTTGGGTGATGAAAGTGGGTGACGGATGTTTGGGACCAAGAGTGATGGAGTTTGGAAGCTGCTCTACTTGTGCAGGCCAGATATTAATTACATGGGCAAATGGTTCGGGTACAATGACGTTGAGACATTATTTGGATGCAACTACGCCGATCAGTTACAATTATAATAATCTATCAGTTAATACATGGTATCATATTGTTTATACGAATGATGGAACATCGGCAAAATTTTATTTGAATGGTACTCTTATGAATACCACTACATCACCGGTGGCGTTGCAATTATTAGGCAATGCAGGTTTTGGAAGAATGAATCATCCTCAATATGATGCGTTTAACGGGAGCCTCGATGATATTGGGGTCTGGAGCAGGGCATTAACTCCTTGCGAAGTGCAGGCTCTATATACTTCTACCGTTTCGTCATTTTCTATTAATCCTTTTTCCGATACTACATTAAAATGCAGTAATACTGTATTGGACGCAGGCCCAGGTTATAGTAGTTACAAATGGTCAACAGGCGCTACGGGTAGAACTATAACGCCCACGCAAAAAGGAAAATATAAAGTAACGGTAACGAATAGTAGCGGGTGTGAAGCATCAGACAGCACATATCTTCAATCAATAATAATGCAGAGTGATACCAGTTTATGCCCGGGAAAATCACTCACGCTTTCATCTACTATCACAGGCGATCCGGGAACAAAAACATTAGTGGATTCATTTACATTAGATGTGACGCAGGCATTTTCACGCCAGATCAATGTAACAACACCCGGGTTTACATATACAATGGTGGTATCAGGAATAATGGCAGACCATTGCGATGATTTTAATAGTGCAGATGCTGCTTTCTATATTAACCGGCCGCCGCAGAATAATAATCCTTATGCTAAATGGACATTTGATGGAGGTACTACCAAACGCCCGGATGCAGACACGTATAACCCTTCTCACAGTTACGTATATACGCTGACGCAGGGAACGCATACTATAGGGTTTATTGATAACCCTTATACCGATAACTGCGGCGGACTTAAATTCGAAATTTATGCAGAAACCGCACCGGTGATAGTCAGCTATAAATGGTCAACAGGCGCAACAACATCTTCTATAAATGTTTCGCCCACTATACCCGTAACTTATTACAAGCTTTCTGTTACGAAGGATGGAAATACCTGTACTGATAGTGTAAAAGTGTCAATAATATCAGTAGATACTACTGTAACTGTTGACGGTACGCCTGCTATTTGTAAGGATGGGGGAAATGTTGTAATGCATGCGGGCGTTGCTGATTCTTATCAATGGTTTTTTAATAACAGCGTAATTGCAGGAGCAATAAGTAAAGATTATACTGCAACTCAAACCGGTAATTACAATGTTCAAAGCACAAGCGGTGGTTGCAGTGCCACAAGTAAAATCATTGCTGTTACAATTCTTCCACAGCCAATAGCAGGGTTTACTGTTAATAATGCTGTACAGTGTTTAAGCAATAATAGTTTTGTATTTACAGATACTTCAAAAATAATAAGTGGAACATTGACAAGAATATGGGATGCTGGTGATGGACAAAATATATTTAATACAAGTCCTGTTAACCATACTTATAATACAGCTACTACTTACACGGTTAAATTAATTGTAGTTAGCGATAAAGGTTGTAAAGACAGTGCGCTACAAAATATAACCGTTACTACAACGCCTGTTACCCCAACCATAAGTGCAAGCGGACCTACCTCTATTTGTGAAGGAACGGCTCTTGTTTTATCTTCTGATGCAGTTACCGGCAATCAATGGTATAAAGATGGGGCTATAATGAATAATGCAACTCAAGCAACGCTTACGGTTGCTGCATCCGGAACATATACGGTTATTGCGGGAGCCGGCACTTGCCTGAGCCAGCCGAGCAATGCTATTATTGCAACAATTAATCCTGTTCCGCCACAACCTGTTGTTACTCCCGGAGGTTCAGTAGCAATTTGTCAAAACATTGTATTGACCTCTGACGTTGCAAATGGGGATCAATGGTATAAAGATGGTATACTTATTAATGGCGCAACTGCTCAAGCATTTACTGCAACCGCAACAGGAACATATACCGTAATTGCAACTAATAATAATTGCTCAAGTACTCCGTCTCAACAAGTAATTGTTACTCTTAAGCAAACAGCGGCAACGCCTGTTATTTCAACAACAGATCCGGTTTCTTTTTGTGGTACGGGTTCGGTGTTGATCACATCCACTTCATCAATAGGCAATCAATGGTATGATGCATCTGTTCCGATTGCAGGTGCAACAGCACAAACTTTTACAGCTTCTGCGTCGGGCTCTTATTCTGTTACAACAACTGATGGGAATAATTGTCCAAGCTCATCCAGTAATATCATCGATGTAAACATAACACTACCGGTAAAGGACATACGCTATCCAACTGTAAATACTTACATTAACACGCCGGTTAATTTAGAGTCCCGAACTTTCGGGAATACTTATTCATGGTCGCCCGTAACAGGTTTAAATGATCCGGCTGTTATTGCTCCGGTTTTTAATTCAGATCTGACTACAGATTTTGTCATAACTATTACAAGTGCCGGAGGATGCGTCACACACGATTCTCTTTTAGTAAAACCGTTTACAGTAAAAGGTATAATAATGCCCACCGCTTTTTCGCCAAACGGCGATGGGTTAAATGATCTGTTGCGGCCTACTTTAATAGATATGCAGCAATTGAATTTTCTGCGTATCTATAATAAATGGGGGCAATTGATCTTTGAAACCTCTGATGCTGCGAAAGGATGGGATGGAACTTATCAAGGACAATCGCAGCCATTGGGAAGTTATGTATGGATGGCGCAGGGAATAAATAAAAATGGAGAGATCATAAATGAAAAAGGACAGGTTGTATTGGTAAGATAG
- a CDS encoding LamG domain-containing protein, producing MKNLTLTALFLCAFTISGFSQVGIGTASPNASSILDLTATDKAFMPPRLTTAQRNGIATPASGMMIFNTDSTCIEIYRGSSWFNICTGKSSTGGGGGLPPIDGFTSSGQVASSNLIANWPFDADAKESVSSVNASTTTGVTYASAGKIGNCATFSNGYLLYPTIPNINLDTALQSYSISMWVNLAPGNAGVLRSLFQVTGNRFPDIWGQVAFELVNNGVVGDTLPLQVRQVQVDGTSPYVHNQTRGANFGGSTNKWTFITQTYDGTGSNQTMKIFANGVMIDSAQLTTVDKSLSSTQKTFRVIPTGGSPTPTPTNKVYIGTLAFNDRGNNAGDGYGNFAPTWSSGGYSWAAESITGQIDDIRLFNKALTKQQISDLYQLGNQGR from the coding sequence ATGAAAAATTTAACTCTTACAGCTCTCTTTCTTTGTGCATTTACAATTTCGGGATTTTCACAAGTAGGTATTGGAACAGCATCCCCTAACGCTTCCAGTATTCTTGATCTAACTGCAACTGATAAAGCGTTTATGCCGCCCCGTTTAACTACGGCTCAACGTAATGGTATTGCTACACCTGCATCAGGTATGATGATCTTTAATACCGATTCTACCTGTATTGAAATATATCGCGGCTCAAGCTGGTTTAACATTTGTACAGGAAAAAGCTCAACCGGCGGGGGCGGTGGATTGCCTCCTATAGATGGTTTCACCAGTTCAGGCCAAGTTGCTTCTTCCAATTTGATCGCCAATTGGCCATTTGATGCAGACGCTAAAGAATCTGTATCTTCTGTAAATGCCTCTACTACAACAGGAGTAACTTATGCCAGTGCAGGAAAGATCGGCAACTGTGCTACATTCAGCAATGGTTATTTATTATATCCTACCATTCCGAATATCAATTTAGATACAGCACTTCAAAGCTATTCAATTAGCATGTGGGTGAATCTTGCACCCGGTAATGCCGGCGTTTTAAGATCTTTATTCCAGGTTACAGGAAACAGGTTCCCGGATATCTGGGGACAAGTAGCATTTGAACTTGTAAACAATGGGGTTGTGGGTGATACATTGCCTTTGCAGGTAAGACAAGTTCAGGTAGATGGAACAAGCCCTTATGTGCATAATCAAACTCGTGGGGCTAATTTCGGTGGCAGCACTAATAAATGGACATTTATTACGCAAACCTATGACGGAACAGGTTCTAATCAAACAATGAAAATTTTTGCTAATGGTGTTATGATCGATTCTGCGCAACTGACAACGGTTGACAAAAGTTTATCAAGCACTCAAAAAACATTTAGAGTAATCCCAACAGGAGGTTCTCCTACGCCTACACCTACCAATAAAGTTTACATAGGTACATTAGCATTTAATGATAGAGGTAACAATGCCGGCGATGGATACGGAAATTTTGCACCAACATGGTCTAGCGGAGGTTATTCATGGGCTGCAGAAAGTATTACAGGACAAATTGATGATATTCGTTTGTTCAATAAAGCCCTTACTAAACAACAGATAAGCGATCTTTATCAATTGGGCAATCAAGGTCGTTAG
- a CDS encoding T9SS type A sorting domain-containing protein, with amino-acid sequence MKNLLTLFLMLAVVPLSYAQKTANDFSSVVTYTGSYAYGNNLGFYGNQLSDQNLGQLAYNSGSRSLRPSIPDYFVTPSPTFRIPAFQYYQSLGMKDLTAFLGGADPSNRDTATYPGSDTRSWLWRGLYKPIWNADGSIDTANTFANYVYKAVNTYGPYVKFWEIINEPDFSGTANAWQDSSYSTSWWHVNPTANELNNLKAPMFYYIRLLRISWEVIKKLQPNEYVCTGGVGYPSFVDAILRNTDNPVDGSVTSDYPLKGGAYFDVLSYHAYPFYNLNYWSNACGCTLYRRYSDTLADVLIGYKKQIDYTLGKYGYNNSTYPSKRFIVTETDVARQVVGSDWGSNDAAINYVLKSNIMAQMNGIDQLYKYSLGEGADASSVFNKCGLYGDLTPATTTVDNAPKNPEFYAFKTMSNLLYGKKYDAAKTAQLNLPANVRGAAFKGDDGNYVYCLWAKTFTDLSEVAAAVYTFPFSFSGTRKEWDFSSTGAATAATQTVALTGFPSFFIANASTNKAPTVNAGTDQTIQLPTSTVTLSGSATDADGTIASYAWSKISGGAATITSPTATSTTVTGLVQGTYQFVLTATDNQSAITTDTVQVIVKAANVAPVAKAGTDQTIQLPTSTVTLTGSGTDADGTIASYAWTKLSGGTATITSASAATTTITSLVQGTYQFVLTVTDNQGATGKDTIQIIVNAAAVNKAPVANTGSDQTIQLPTSTVTLTGSGTDADGTIASYAWTKLSGGTAAITSASATTTTVTSLVQGTYQFVLTVTDNQGATGKDTIQVIVKSANVAPVAKAGTDQTIQLPTSTVTLTGSGTDADGTIASYAWSKLSGGTATITSASAATTTITSLVQGTYQFVLTVTDNQGATGKDTIQVIVKSANITPVAKAGTDQTIQLPTSTLTLTGSGTDADGTIASYAWSKLSGGTATITSASAATTTITSLVQGTYQFVLTVTDNQGATGKDTIQIIVKAANISPVAKAGTDQTIQLPTSTVTLTGSGTDADGTIASYAWSKLSGSTATITSSSAATTTVTGLVQGTYLFVLTVTDNNSATGKDTIQIIVNAAAVNKAPVANAGTDQTIQLPTATVALTGSGTDTDGTIASYAWTKLSGGTATITSASSATTTITSLVQGTYQFVLTVTDNNGATGKDTIQIIVKAANISPIAKAGTDQTIQLPTSTVTLTGSGTDADGTIASYAWSKLSGGTATITSSSAATTTITSLVQGTYQFVLTVTDNQGATGKDTIQIIVNAAAVNKAPVANAGTDQTIQLPVSTVTLTGSGMDADGSIASYAWTKLSGGTATITSASSATTTITSLVQGTYLFVLTVTDNQGATGKDTIQVIVKAANITPVAKAGTDQTIQLPVSTVTLSGSATDADGTIASYAWTKLSGGTAAITSVSAATTTITSLVQGTYLFVLTVTDNNGATGKDTVQVIVLAANIAPIANAGSDKIITLPITSVTITGTATDADGTIASYAWAKISGPSSPTIVSPAAATTSITNLTAGVYKFTLTVKDNQNAIDVDTVQITANTAPIVNAGADQLISLPLSTVTLSGSASDVDGSITAYKWTKASGPTGTISNSSAASTSVTNLSSGIYKFALTATDNSGASSTDTVQITVNAPPLINAGNDTGIVLPANSLSLQGIATDADGTIASYQWSEVSGASTVTIANATSATASVTNLIAGTYLFSLTVTDNKGAVSKDSIQVTVSAPAATKPNVAPVARVSEDINITLPTNSTAIAGTGTDVDGTIASYAWAKISGPSSGAITNSTLANTTITGLTVGVYKLSFTVTDNKGATGKDTLTITVISNIPNKAPVANAGGHNTLTWVLTTDKTATSSGLIKANTMVPGLNFANPGTHSSSDGYKCSIASDLKWPQIATAGYNIDLPLQTNTGVDFTINTISFTARTSGASGNNIVGLAYQKDSLGSWVPFGTPQTAASGTVTNITFNNLAQLLPAGHKYSIRMYVYAAVANMTYSRTVSIKNIIVSGSSALQVVLPLNSVTLTGSGNDSDGTISSYQWTKISGPANGTINNSTSAVATAVNLVVGVYKFMLMVTDNSGAVGRDTIQLTVSPAAARALVTNEFDAVIYPNPVRDNLSTIVTVPPTTEAVMLTLVDANGKIIFKEKKATAGETLNIQTNMSAFANGVYFLIIQAEDKSITKKLIKVSN; translated from the coding sequence ATGAAAAACCTCTTGACCCTTTTTTTAATGCTAGCCGTTGTGCCTTTATCTTACGCACAAAAAACGGCAAACGATTTTAGTTCGGTTGTTACCTATACGGGCTCATATGCTTACGGTAATAATTTAGGATTCTACGGAAATCAACTCTCCGATCAAAACCTTGGACAGCTTGCCTACAACTCTGGCTCACGCTCCTTACGTCCATCTATTCCTGATTATTTTGTTACACCCAGTCCTACATTCAGAATTCCTGCATTTCAATATTACCAATCGTTGGGCATGAAAGACCTTACGGCTTTTTTAGGTGGTGCTGATCCATCTAACAGGGATACTGCTACTTACCCGGGAAGCGATACAAGAAGCTGGCTATGGAGAGGTTTATACAAGCCGATCTGGAATGCAGACGGTTCGATTGATACTGCTAACACTTTTGCGAATTATGTTTATAAGGCAGTAAACACTTATGGTCCTTACGTTAAATTCTGGGAGATCATTAATGAACCTGATTTTTCAGGAACAGCGAATGCATGGCAGGACTCTTCTTATTCAACCAGCTGGTGGCATGTGAACCCAACAGCCAATGAATTGAATAATTTAAAAGCTCCCATGTTCTATTATATACGCTTGCTAAGAATCTCATGGGAAGTAATAAAAAAGCTGCAGCCCAATGAATATGTTTGTACCGGTGGTGTTGGTTATCCTTCTTTTGTGGATGCTATTTTAAGAAATACAGACAACCCTGTTGATGGAAGTGTGACATCCGATTATCCTTTAAAAGGGGGTGCTTACTTTGATGTATTATCGTATCATGCTTATCCTTTTTATAATTTAAATTATTGGAGCAATGCCTGCGGCTGTACATTGTACAGAAGGTATTCCGATACATTGGCAGATGTTTTAATAGGGTATAAAAAACAAATTGATTACACATTAGGCAAATACGGCTATAACAATTCAACCTATCCTTCAAAAAGATTTATTGTTACTGAAACAGACGTGGCAAGACAGGTGGTAGGTTCTGATTGGGGAAGCAACGATGCGGCTATAAATTATGTGCTGAAGTCTAATATAATGGCACAGATGAACGGCATTGACCAGCTATATAAATATAGTTTAGGTGAAGGTGCAGATGCCAGCAGTGTATTTAATAAATGTGGTTTGTATGGCGATCTTACCCCGGCAACTACAACAGTAGACAATGCACCGAAAAATCCTGAATTCTATGCATTTAAAACCATGTCGAATCTTTTGTACGGTAAAAAATATGATGCAGCCAAAACAGCTCAGTTAAATTTACCGGCAAATGTAAGAGGTGCAGCTTTTAAAGGTGACGATGGAAATTATGTGTATTGTCTTTGGGCTAAAACATTTACAGATCTAAGTGAAGTGGCTGCTGCTGTTTATACTTTCCCCTTTTCATTTTCAGGAACACGCAAAGAATGGGATTTTAGTTCAACAGGCGCAGCTACTGCTGCTACACAAACAGTTGCATTAACCGGTTTTCCTTCTTTTTTTATAGCCAATGCAAGTACTAATAAAGCTCCTACAGTAAATGCAGGAACTGATCAAACTATTCAATTACCTACTTCTACTGTAACATTAAGCGGATCTGCTACAGATGCAGATGGCACCATTGCTTCTTATGCATGGAGTAAAATAAGCGGCGGGGCTGCGACTATTACAAGCCCTACTGCTACCTCTACGACTGTTACCGGATTAGTACAAGGAACGTATCAATTTGTTTTAACTGCTACAGATAATCAAAGTGCGATTACAACAGACACAGTTCAAGTAATTGTAAAAGCAGCGAATGTTGCGCCTGTTGCTAAAGCCGGGACTGATCAAACTATTCAATTACCTACTTCTACTGTAACCTTAACAGGAAGCGGTACGGATGCAGATGGTACCATCGCTTCTTATGCATGGACCAAATTAAGCGGCGGTACAGCTACTATTACAAGCGCATCGGCTGCTACAACAACTATCACAAGCTTGGTTCAAGGAACCTACCAATTTGTTTTGACTGTTACAGACAATCAAGGTGCAACAGGAAAAGACACCATACAAATAATTGTAAATGCTGCTGCAGTGAATAAAGCTCCGGTTGCAAATACGGGTAGCGATCAAACCATTCAATTACCTACTTCTACTGTAACATTAACAGGAAGCGGTACGGATGCAGATGGAACTATTGCTTCTTATGCATGGACCAAATTAAGCGGCGGTACGGCTGCTATTACAAGCGCATCTGCTACTACAACAACTGTTACAAGCTTGGTTCAAGGAACCTACCAATTTGTTTTAACTGTTACAGACAATCAAGGTGCAACAGGAAAAGACACTATACAGGTAATTGTAAAATCAGCAAATGTTGCGCCTGTTGCTAAAGCCGGTACTGATCAAACTATTCAATTACCTACTTCTACTGTAACCTTAACAGGAAGCGGTACAGATGCAGATGGCACCATTGCTTCTTATGCATGGAGTAAATTAAGCGGCGGTACAGCTACTATTACAAGTGCATCGGCTGCAACTACTACCATCACAAGTTTGGTTCAAGGAACCTACCAATTTGTTTTAACTGTTACAGACAATCAAGGTGCAACAGGAAAAGATACTATACAGGTAATTGTAAAATCAGCAAACATCACTCCTGTTGCTAAAGCAGGTACTGATCAAACTATTCAATTACCTACTTCTACTCTAACCTTAACAGGAAGTGGTACAGATGCAGATGGAACTATTGCTTCTTATGCATGGAGTAAATTAAGCGGCGGTACAGCTACTATTACAAGTGCATCGGCTGCAACCACAACTATCACAAGCTTGGTTCAGGGAACCTACCAATTTGTTTTAACTGTTACAGACAATCAAGGTGCAACAGGAAAAGATACTATACAAATAATTGTAAAAGCAGCAAACATCTCTCCTGTTGCTAAAGCCGGTACTGATCAAACTATTCAATTACCTACTTCTACTGTAACCTTAACAGGAAGTGGTACAGATGCAGATGGAACTATTGCTTCTTATGCATGGAGTAAATTAAGCGGCAGTACGGCTACTATTACAAGCTCATCGGCTGCTACAACAACTGTTACAGGTTTGGTACAAGGGACCTATCTATTTGTTTTAACTGTTACAGATAATAATAGCGCTACAGGAAAAGATACTATACAAATAATTGTAAATGCTGCTGCAGTGAATAAAGCTCCGGTTGCAAATGCAGGCACTGATCAAACCATTCAATTACCAACAGCTACTGTAGCCTTAACAGGAAGCGGAACAGATACAGATGGAACTATTGCTTCTTATGCATGGACCAAATTAAGCGGCGGTACAGCTACTATTACAAGCGCATCTTCTGCAACCACAACTATCACAAGCTTGGTTCAAGGGACCTATCAATTTGTTTTAACCGTTACAGATAATAATGGCGCAACAGGAAAAGATACTATACAAATAATTGTAAAAGCAGCAAACATCTCTCCTATTGCTAAAGCAGGTACTGATCAAACTATTCAATTACCTACTTCTACTGTAACCTTAACAGGAAGTGGTACAGATGCAGATGGCACCATCGCTTCTTATGCATGGAGTAAATTAAGCGGCGGTACGGCTACTATTACAAGCTCATCGGCTGCAACTACTACTATCACAAGCTTGGTTCAGGGAACCTACCAATTTGTTTTAACTGTTACAGACAATCAAGGTGCAACGGGAAAAGATACTATACAAATAATTGTAAATGCTGCTGCAGTGAATAAAGCTCCGGTTGCAAATGCAGGCACTGATCAAACCATTCAACTGCCTGTTTCTACTGTAACATTAACAGGAAGCGGTATGGATGCAGATGGCTCCATTGCTTCTTATGCATGGACCAAATTAAGCGGCGGTACAGCTACTATTACAAGCGCATCTTCTGCAACCACAACTATCACAAGCTTGGTTCAAGGAACCTATCTATTTGTTTTAACTGTTACAGACAATCAAGGTGCAACAGGAAAAGATACTATACAGGTAATTGTAAAAGCAGCAAACATCACTCCTGTTGCTAAAGCAGGTACTGATCAAACTATTCAACTGCCTGTTTCAACTGTAACATTAAGCGGATCTGCTACAGATGCAGATGGCACCATCGCTTCTTATGCATGGACCAAATTAAGCGGCGGTACAGCTGCTATTACAAGCGTATCTGCTGCAACTACTACTATCACAAGTTTGGTTCAAGGAACCTATCTATTTGTTTTAACTGTTACAGATAATAATGGCGCTACCGGAAAAGACACTGTACAAGTAATTGTATTAGCAGCAAACATTGCTCCCATTGCTAATGCAGGCTCTGATAAAATAATTACTTTGCCCATCACATCAGTTACAATAACCGGAACAGCAACAGACGCGGATGGAACGATCGCTTCTTATGCATGGGCTAAGATATCTGGTCCATCCTCTCCTACAATTGTATCTCCTGCAGCAGCAACTACCTCTATTACAAATCTTACTGCAGGCGTTTACAAATTCACACTAACAGTAAAAGACAATCAAAATGCAATTGATGTAGATACCGTTCAAATAACAGCTAACACTGCGCCTATCGTAAATGCAGGTGCAGACCAATTAATAAGCTTACCTCTATCCACAGTTACCTTATCAGGAAGTGCGAGTGATGTTGATGGAAGCATTACTGCTTATAAATGGACAAAAGCAAGCGGACCTACAGGTACTATCTCAAATTCTTCCGCAGCAAGCACATCGGTTACAAACCTTTCATCCGGTATTTATAAGTTTGCGCTAACGGCAACGGACAATAGCGGAGCTTCTTCAACCGATACAGTACAAATAACCGTAAATGCACCACCATTGATTAATGCAGGTAATGATACCGGTATTGTATTACCGGCAAATTCTTTATCACTGCAAGGAATAGCTACTGATGCAGATGGAACTATCGCTTCTTATCAATGGAGTGAAGTAAGTGGCGCTTCTACAGTAACAATTGCTAATGCTACCTCTGCAACTGCTTCCGTTACTAATTTAATTGCTGGTACTTATTTATTCTCGTTGACAGTTACAGATAACAAAGGAGCTGTAAGCAAAGATTCTATCCAGGTAACGGTAAGCGCTCCTGCAGCAACCAAGCCCAATGTGGCTCCGGTTGCCCGTGTAAGTGAGGATATCAACATTACTTTACCAACAAACAGCACAGCAATAGCAGGTACCGGAACAGATGTTGACGGAACGATCGCTTCTTATGCATGGGCTAAGATATCAGGCCCATCTTCAGGTGCAATTACCAATAGCACTCTTGCAAATACCACTATTACAGGTTTAACAGTGGGCGTTTATAAGCTTTCATTTACTGTAACAGATAATAAAGGTGCAACCGGAAAGGATACGCTTACTATTACAGTAATTTCCAACATTCCTAATAAAGCGCCTGTAGCAAATGCCGGAGGACATAACACGTTAACCTGGGTATTGACTACTGATAAAACAGCTACTTCTTCAGGCTTGATCAAAGCCAATACTATGGTGCCCGGTTTAAATTTCGCAAACCCCGGCACACATTCATCATCTGATGGATATAAATGTTCAATTGCTTCAGACTTAAAATGGCCGCAGATAGCTACTGCCGGATATAATATTGATCTGCCACTGCAAACCAATACAGGAGTTGACTTTACCATTAATACCATTTCCTTTACTGCAAGAACATCAGGCGCCAGTGGTAATAACATCGTTGGTCTTGCATATCAAAAAGACAGTTTAGGCTCCTGGGTTCCTTTTGGAACTCCGCAAACTGCTGCAAGTGGAACTGTTACCAATATTACTTTTAACAATTTAGCTCAGTTATTACCTGCAGGACATAAATATTCAATAAGAATGTATGTGTATGCTGCAGTTGCAAACATGACCTACAGCAGAACGGTATCCATAAAAAATATTATTGTGTCAGGTTCTTCTGCTTTGCAGGTTGTTCTACCGTTAAACTCTGTTACACTTACCGGTAGCGGCAATGATAGCGATGGAACTATTTCAAGTTATCAATGGACTAAAATATCAGGACCTGCAAATGGAACGATCAACAATTCAACCTCAGCTGTTGCCACTGCTGTTAATTTAGTGGTAGGTGTTTATAAATTCATGCTAATGGTTACGGATAACAGCGGTGCTGTCGGCAGAGATACGATACAGCTCACGGTTAGTCCTGCGGCTGCACGTGCTTTGGTTACCAATGAATTTGATGCAGTGATCTACCCGAATCCTGTAAGAGATAATTTATCAACGATTGTAACAGTTCCGCCAACCACAGAAGCAGTAATGCTTACATTGGTTGATGCTAATGGAAAAATAATATTTAAAGAAAAGAAAGCAACTGCAGGAGAAACGCTTAACATACAAACAAACATGTCTGCTTTCGCTAATGGAGTTTATTTCTTAATAATACAGGCAGAGGATAAAAGTATAACTAAGAAGCTTATAAAAGTGTCGAACTAA